Below is a window of Plasmodium brasilianum strain Bolivian I chromosome 14, whole genome shotgun sequence DNA.
ACTAAAAAGGTTTGTCCCTCTAGTCATTTTGTTTGTCAAtctgtctttttttttttttatcgttattcttcctcttcctcttcttctacttcttcttcctcttcttctacttctacttctTCCTCCTCTTCCTCCTCATCCGTCTGTTCCTATTTTCCCGCTTTCACGGAGAActtatttacaaaatttaaatttttttcagcAAGTGGctgataatatttttcattaccGGTTGACCCCTGCTTGTTTTTTGGTTCAGTTTTATAAACTTTTGAAAtctcattaattttttttgtgttcgTTCTTTTTCACTTTTCAAAATAGCAGcttctttctcttttacagataattctttttctttctttttcatttcagTAATGTTAAGTTCCTTAATATATGCagattttttctttgttttttgtttcatgTTATGTTTCTGTTGTCCAAGTAGGATAATTTCCTTATTGTTATATGCCCATTCTGTTTTTTTGTTACCACTGCCATATGatcttgttttattttggcTCTCTGCTATTTGTTCCTCCAGCAACTCATGAGGTTCTTCcatttccttttccttttgttCCTCTTTTACCTTTTCCTGTTTGTGTTCTACCGCACTAGGTGTAAAGAAAAAGTTTTTAATCGGGTCGCTATTAACCAATTCCGTTTTAGTCTCATTTGGTTgtatcttctttttatatttacgcAGAAACTTCTGGTCattgtaatattttctttttttccttaggTAGTTTTTGTTCTTCGTGTACCTTTTACTTtggaataaaattttcttcttcatattGATGGGAGAATTATATGTGCAATAATATGT
It encodes the following:
- a CDS encoding rRNA-processing protein; protein product: MKKKILFQSKRYTKNKNYLRKKRKYYNDQKFLRKYKKKIQPNETKTELVNSDPIKNFFFTPSAVEHKQEKVKEEQKEKEMEEPHELLEEQIAESQNKTRSYGSGNKKTEWAYNNKEIILLGQQKHNMKQKTKKKSAYIKELNITEMKKKEKELSVKEKEAAILKSEKERTQKKLMRFQKFIKLNQKTSRGQPEQTDEEEEEEEVEVEEEEEEVEEEEEEE